The following proteins come from a genomic window of bacterium:
- a CDS encoding YkgJ family cysteine cluster protein gives MTEIPFICVKCGECCRWHGYVHLTDDDIKKMADFLKISEKTFIESFTILTGNRQGLSLKEKACGECVFLEGSLCGIYGARPGQCRDFPGKWTAKGAENICRGLMFRKKLDEKK, from the coding sequence ATGACAGAGATCCCTTTTATCTGTGTAAAGTGCGGAGAATGCTGCCGGTGGCACGGCTATGTCCATTTGACGGACGATGATATAAAGAAGATGGCGGATTTTTTGAAGATCAGCGAAAAAACATTCATCGAATCATTTACAATATTAACCGGAAACCGCCAGGGTTTAAGCCTTAAGGAAAAAGCATGCGGGGAATGCGTCTTCCTGGAGGGGTCTCTCTGCGGTATTTACGGCGCAAGGCCCGGACAATGCAGGGATTTTCCCGGAAAATGGACAGCAAAAGGCGCGGAAAATATATGCCGCGGATTAATGTTCCGGAAAAAACTTGATGAAAAGAAGTAG
- a CDS encoding phosphotransferase, producing the protein MSLTEKELISAAKKTLQHPVARSVRLKGDASDRNYFRLWVNGSPETIIAMVNNSPFDHNLPFITINRFFLENSIRVPEIIDIDYNSGIIYLSDCGDISMEKFLSGLHPGEYSEPYKKCIDELIKIHNLRESPDCPVIFANSFDFNKLMQELDFFLTHTVRNLLGITIGKKDLFSMESLFSRICRILENEPGVVTHRDYHSRNIFFKKGRAFILDFQDARMGPRQYDLCSLLKDSYFNLPEETVDELILYYLDRSGLKNPDTGHFTRIFYIMSFQRNLKAAGTFGYLSTVKNKKSYERFLPRTFEYIWSYSKKYDELKEAAEILRKYISY; encoded by the coding sequence ATGAGCTTAACTGAAAAAGAGCTGATTTCCGCGGCCAAAAAAACCCTTCAACATCCTGTGGCAAGGTCCGTCAGATTAAAAGGAGACGCATCCGACAGGAATTACTTCAGATTATGGGTCAACGGCAGCCCTGAAACCATAATAGCAATGGTGAATAACTCCCCTTTCGACCACAACCTGCCGTTTATTACGATAAACAGGTTTTTCCTTGAAAATTCAATACGGGTCCCTGAAATCATCGATATAGATTATAATTCAGGCATAATATACCTGTCGGACTGCGGAGATATCAGCATGGAAAAATTTCTGTCCGGTCTTCATCCCGGCGAATACAGCGAACCGTATAAAAAATGCATAGACGAATTGATAAAAATCCATAATCTCAGAGAATCTCCGGACTGCCCCGTTATATTCGCCAATTCTTTTGATTTCAACAAACTTATGCAGGAGCTTGACTTCTTTCTCACCCACACGGTCAGAAACCTCCTGGGAATCACCATCGGCAAAAAAGACCTTTTTTCCATGGAATCACTGTTTTCCCGCATCTGCAGGATACTCGAAAATGAACCCGGGGTTGTAACTCACCGCGACTACCACAGCAGAAATATTTTTTTTAAAAAAGGACGGGCCTTTATCCTGGACTTTCAGGACGCAAGGATGGGCCCGAGGCAATACGATCTTTGTTCCCTGCTTAAAGATTCATACTTCAATCTTCCCGAGGAAACCGTTGATGAATTAATCCTGTATTATCTGGACAGGTCCGGGCTGAAAAATCCGGACACCGGCCATTTTACCCGGATCTTTTACATAATGTCTTTCCAGAGAAATTTGAAAGCCGCCGGGACATTCGGATATCTCAGCACTGTAAAAAACAAGAAATCGTACGAACGGTTTCTGCCCAGGACATTTGAATATATATGGAGTTATTCAAAAAAATATGATGAACTTAAAGAAGCGGCGGAAATTCTGAGGAAGTATATAAGTTACTAA
- a CDS encoding secondary thiamine-phosphate synthase enzyme YjbQ yields the protein MKELRIATGERAGFTDITAEIRSVVGNSGVKDGLCVVFIPHTTAAVTINENADPDVQKDILDFLNDRIPEHGSYRHAEGNSDAHIKSSLLGASLNVIIKDAKLVLGTWQGIYFCEFDGPRERKVWVDVIGK from the coding sequence TTGAAAGAGTTACGTATAGCTACGGGTGAGCGCGCCGGATTTACTGATATTACCGCTGAGATTCGCTCTGTTGTGGGGAATTCGGGGGTTAAAGACGGGCTATGTGTTGTTTTTATACCTCACACGACGGCAGCGGTGACTATAAATGAAAACGCTGATCCCGATGTGCAGAAAGACATACTTGATTTTTTGAATGACAGGATCCCGGAACACGGTTCATACAGGCATGCTGAGGGAAATTCGGACGCGCACATAAAGTCTTCCCTTCTGGGAGCCAGCTTGAATGTCATTATAAAAGATGCGAAGCTTGTTTTAGGAACATGGCAGGGAATATATTTTTGCGAGTTTGACGGGCCGAGGGAACGAAAAGTCTGGGTTGATGTTATAGGTAAATAG
- a CDS encoding radical SAM protein gives MKRYSVYEGKYPREVLLLKSFPCGFKGCSFCDCASEHSKSEKEIIEIASTELDKVTGVFRRLEVLNSASFFDFPVQVWQMIKDTVERRGIEELIVEANWNYKKRFKEIVDFFNCKIRVKVGVETFDHKIRKSVMKKEMEFTGPKEIIKFTDSIRLLVGLRGQTQKSIRNDISIALSYFDYISVNLLHKNRKTSSRHDSKLIEWFNEEYKDLHVVPGVEVLTQRVDLGVGRKILFQQ, from the coding sequence ATGAAAAGATATTCTGTATATGAAGGCAAGTATCCCCGGGAAGTATTATTGCTTAAGTCGTTTCCATGCGGTTTTAAAGGCTGTTCTTTCTGCGACTGCGCTTCAGAGCATTCAAAAAGCGAAAAAGAGATAATAGAAATAGCTTCGACTGAACTTGATAAGGTAACAGGCGTGTTCAGAAGGCTTGAAGTGCTGAATTCAGCCTCTTTTTTTGATTTTCCTGTCCAGGTCTGGCAGATGATAAAAGATACGGTCGAGCGCCGGGGGATAGAAGAGCTGATAGTAGAAGCAAATTGGAACTATAAAAAAAGATTTAAGGAAATAGTAGATTTCTTTAATTGTAAAATCAGGGTAAAAGTCGGAGTTGAGACATTTGACCATAAAATAAGAAAATCCGTAATGAAGAAAGAGATGGAATTTACCGGGCCCAAAGAAATAATCAAGTTTACCGATTCCATAAGGCTGCTGGTCGGCCTCAGGGGGCAGACTCAAAAAAGCATAAGAAACGATATATCAATAGCTCTGTCCTATTTTGATTATATAAGCGTGAACCTTCTTCATAAGAACAGGAAAACAAGCTCCAGGCACGATTCAAAGCTTATCGAATGGTTTAATGAGGAGTATAAAGACCTTCATGTCGTGCCGGGTGTCGAAGTGCTTACACAGAGAGTAGACCTTGGAGTCGGCAGGAAAATTCTCTTTCAGCAGTAA
- a CDS encoding NDP-sugar synthase, with protein MQAMLLSAGYGTRLKPITDYIPKPLMPILEIPLIILTIKRLISSGFTKIVINTYHHADIIENVIKKTGIAGAEIIIIREKTLLGSAGGIANAAEFLKSDIFFVINSDILFDIDFKRLKNFHIAKKALSTLVLRKDADRKKFGIIETDAGGRIVRFLGKPAEKRSSSEYMFSGIHVLSPEIFNVLNIEFSNICRDIYPKLMETETLMMGYEFDGYWTDIGTPANLFRVNRDMLYSKNPEWINDFLPPITPGGYYIGKNSVVPANTEIRENTIISNDCVIGDNCLFRDCLIFPGTKIPPGSIVTNRIKGNDFSVRI; from the coding sequence ATGCAGGCAATGCTTTTATCAGCGGGTTACGGAACGCGCCTTAAACCCATTACCGACTATATCCCTAAACCGTTAATGCCCATACTGGAAATACCTTTGATTATACTGACAATCAAGAGGCTGATCTCATCCGGTTTTACAAAAATCGTGATAAATACATACCATCATGCGGATATCATAGAAAATGTTATAAAAAAAACTGGCATCGCGGGCGCGGAGATAATAATTATCAGGGAAAAAACCCTTCTCGGTTCCGCCGGAGGAATCGCCAATGCCGCAGAATTCCTCAAAAGCGACATCTTTTTCGTCATAAATTCCGACATCCTGTTCGATATCGATTTCAAGCGCCTGAAAAATTTTCATATCGCTAAAAAAGCATTAAGCACTCTTGTCCTGAGAAAAGACGCGGACCGGAAAAAATTCGGCATTATTGAAACGGATGCCGGCGGGCGCATAGTAAGATTCCTCGGGAAACCCGCCGAAAAGCGTTCCTCTTCGGAATATATGTTCTCGGGAATTCATGTTCTAAGCCCCGAAATATTCAATGTCCTGAATATAGAATTTTCCAATATCTGCCGGGATATATACCCCAAATTAATGGAAACCGAAACTTTAATGATGGGCTATGAGTTTGACGGATACTGGACAGATATAGGCACCCCGGCAAATCTTTTCCGCGTAAACAGGGATATGCTCTATTCCAAAAATCCTGAATGGATTAACGACTTTCTGCCGCCTATAACACCGGGCGGCTATTATATAGGCAAAAACTCCGTTGTTCCGGCAAACACGGAAATAAGGGAAAACACCATCATATCAAATGATTGTGTCATCGGAGACAATTGCCTGTTTCGGGACTGCCTGATTTTTCCGGGTACGAAAATACCTCCGGGATCCATTGTCACAAATCGCATAAAAGGGAATGATTTCTCGGTGCGGATATAA
- a CDS encoding tetratricopeptide repeat protein produces MKKTVIVVILLLILFYVFYDTIVLSIEEFIMRHKNAFWAPAALYKLAGLSMFILKYDIALSSYSKAVDTFPLYSLSDESLYKIALIYEKQQRWKDAVSCYKRFMAKYPKHKWAPEADEKIEKIEGLYLK; encoded by the coding sequence ATGAAAAAAACAGTTATAGTTGTCATCTTGCTTTTGATTCTTTTTTATGTTTTTTATGATACCATAGTTTTGTCGATTGAAGAATTTATCATGCGGCATAAAAATGCCTTCTGGGCTCCCGCCGCGCTCTATAAACTTGCCGGTTTATCAATGTTTATATTAAAATACGATATTGCTTTGAGTTCTTACAGCAAAGCGGTGGATACATTCCCCTTATATTCATTAAGCGATGAGTCTCTTTATAAAATAGCCCTCATATACGAAAAACAGCAGAGATGGAAAGATGCCGTATCGTGTTACAAGCGGTTTATGGCAAAATATCCAAAACATAAATGGGCTCCCGAAGCTGATGAGAAAATCGAAAAAATAGAAGGGCTTTACCTGAAATGA
- a CDS encoding NCS2 family permease: MLERFFKLKEKGTNVGTEFVAAVTTFLTMSYIVFVQPAILSADFNGNPTGMDFNAVMIATCLSAAIATFMMGVYANYPIAQAPGMGENIFFVSVIMSISAMGVQNSWQIALGIVFLSGVLFLLVALFNIRAKLLNVISPSMKNAIAVGIGLFIAFLGLQKAKLIIAGPGTLIQMNSDILSKDIGIFVFGLILIAVFLMRRVRGAILIGIICSAVLAAVLGKIEFAGLVSRPPSIEPTFFKMDIAGIFKKLPFQDYLSFIIIFLFMDVFDTIGTIIGVSEQAGLIVDNKLPRANRALMSDAVGTVAGACLGTSTVTSYIESASGVEAGGRTGLTSVFISMFFVFAVFFSPLIKTIASYEAITAPALVIVGAMMTKNVVNIKWTDYSESIPAFLTMMGIPLTCSISNGLAFGFIAYPVMKLFSGRIKETSWLAYLLGAVFLLRYLLFKV, encoded by the coding sequence ATGCTGGAACGGTTTTTTAAACTGAAGGAAAAAGGCACAAATGTCGGCACGGAATTTGTGGCGGCTGTCACGACTTTTCTCACAATGTCTTATATTGTTTTTGTGCAACCCGCTATTTTATCTGCTGATTTTAACGGAAATCCCACGGGGATGGATTTCAATGCCGTAATGATTGCCACCTGTTTGTCTGCGGCAATTGCCACGTTTATGATGGGTGTTTATGCCAATTATCCGATTGCCCAGGCTCCGGGAATGGGGGAGAACATTTTCTTTGTATCGGTTATTATGTCCATTTCCGCGATGGGAGTGCAGAACTCATGGCAGATAGCTCTGGGAATAGTTTTCCTGTCGGGCGTTTTGTTTCTTCTGGTGGCTTTATTTAATATAAGGGCAAAATTGCTGAATGTTATCAGTCCCAGCATGAAAAACGCGATAGCCGTGGGAATAGGTCTATTCATAGCCTTTCTCGGTCTGCAGAAAGCTAAATTGATTATTGCCGGGCCCGGGACACTTATCCAGATGAACAGCGATATATTATCAAAAGACATAGGTATTTTTGTTTTCGGCCTTATTTTAATAGCTGTATTTCTTATGAGGAGGGTCAGAGGGGCTATTCTTATAGGAATAATATGTTCGGCCGTTCTGGCCGCGGTTTTGGGTAAAATCGAGTTTGCGGGACTGGTTTCAAGACCGCCGTCTATTGAGCCGACTTTTTTCAAAATGGATATCGCGGGGATATTTAAAAAACTTCCCTTTCAGGATTACCTGTCTTTTATAATCATTTTCCTTTTCATGGATGTTTTTGACACGATAGGGACAATAATAGGAGTAAGTGAGCAGGCGGGCCTTATCGTGGACAATAAGTTGCCGCGCGCGAACAGGGCGTTGATGTCGGATGCTGTCGGCACTGTGGCCGGCGCCTGTCTGGGCACAAGTACTGTGACAAGTTATATTGAAAGCGCATCGGGAGTCGAAGCAGGCGGAAGGACTGGCCTGACAAGTGTTTTTATATCGATGTTTTTTGTCTTTGCCGTATTTTTCAGCCCGCTGATAAAAACCATTGCGTCTTATGAAGCTATTACGGCTCCGGCTCTGGTAATAGTAGGGGCTATGATGACAAAAAATGTTGTTAATATCAAATGGACGGATTATTCCGAATCCATACCCGCGTTCCTTACTATGATGGGCATTCCTCTGACTTGTTCCATTTCCAACGGTTTGGCGTTCGGCTTCATAGCGTATCCTGTGATGAAACTTTTTTCGGGCAGAATCAAAGAAACGAGCTGGCTGGCTTATCTGCTCGGCGCGGTGTTCCTTTTAAGGTATCTGTTGTTTAAAGTTTAG
- a CDS encoding MBL fold metallo-hydrolase gives MKLTFFGGVRSVTGSKFLIEANGKKVLLDCGLFQGKREATYDKNKNFPFDPSSIDVVVLSHAHIDHCGNIPGLCKQGFNGSVFSTYATRDLAGILLQDSAHLQENDIKYVNRKRASKGEQAFKVLYTFEDAEKAMHRFVSINYHREFLIATGIKLKFHDAGHILGSAITELSIKENGKDCKILFTGDLGRTHMPILKDREIVPGADYIIMETTYGDRTHHSIDNIALRLAEVINNTYKRGGKVIIPSFSVGRTQQVVYFLHELTTKKKIPEIPIFVDSPLSVNATEIFRIHPECYNKDVYDYILSNENPFGFANCEYIRETEKSKQLNNFNKPCVIISSSGMCEGGRILHHLKNNVNDPKNTIMMVGFCAPDTLGRKIVEKSPRIKIFGEEYELKAEIIVENAFSAHADKNELLSYAKAVNSNTKSFFLVHGDEDQSLAFAKHLSAGGISNSIVPHEGESYELN, from the coding sequence ATGAAATTAACTTTTTTCGGAGGCGTGAGGTCGGTAACGGGTTCGAAATTCCTGATAGAGGCAAACGGAAAAAAAGTATTGCTCGACTGCGGGCTTTTTCAGGGCAAAAGAGAAGCGACTTATGATAAGAATAAGAATTTTCCATTTGACCCTTCCTCAATAGATGTCGTTGTTTTGTCACACGCGCACATAGACCACTGCGGAAATATCCCGGGCTTGTGCAAGCAGGGTTTCAACGGTTCGGTCTTTTCCACATACGCGACCCGCGATTTAGCCGGGATACTCCTGCAGGACAGCGCGCATCTGCAGGAAAACGACATCAAATATGTAAACAGGAAAAGGGCGTCGAAAGGAGAACAGGCCTTTAAGGTCCTTTACACATTTGAAGACGCCGAAAAAGCAATGCATAGGTTCGTCTCCATAAACTATCACAGGGAATTTCTCATAGCAACCGGAATAAAACTTAAATTTCATGACGCCGGTCATATTCTCGGCTCCGCTATTACGGAACTGTCAATCAAAGAAAACGGGAAAGACTGCAAAATCCTATTCACCGGCGATCTCGGCAGAACACACATGCCTATATTAAAAGACAGGGAGATTGTGCCGGGGGCGGATTACATAATTATGGAAACAACCTACGGCGACAGGACACACCATTCCATAGACAACATCGCGCTCAGGCTTGCCGAAGTGATAAACAATACTTACAAACGCGGCGGCAAGGTTATCATACCTTCCTTTTCGGTGGGAAGGACGCAACAGGTCGTTTATTTCCTGCATGAACTTACGACAAAAAAGAAAATTCCGGAGATTCCCATTTTTGTCGACAGCCCTCTGTCTGTCAACGCAACGGAAATATTCAGGATACACCCGGAATGTTACAATAAGGACGTGTATGATTATATATTATCAAATGAAAATCCGTTTGGTTTCGCAAACTGTGAATATATAAGGGAAACCGAAAAATCCAAACAACTGAATAACTTCAACAAACCCTGTGTAATTATCAGCTCTTCGGGGATGTGCGAAGGCGGCAGGATACTGCATCACCTGAAAAACAACGTGAATGACCCCAAAAACACAATAATGATGGTTGGATTCTGCGCGCCCGACACACTGGGAAGGAAAATAGTCGAAAAATCTCCCAGAATAAAAATATTCGGCGAAGAATATGAATTAAAAGCCGAGATCATCGTAGAAAACGCCTTCAGCGCCCATGCGGATAAAAATGAACTCCTGTCATATGCAAAAGCGGTGAATTCAAACACAAAATCATTTTTTCTTGTGCACGGCGACGAAGACCAATCTCTCGCTTTCGCAAAACACCTGTCTGCCGGAGGAATCAGCAACTCCATCGTCCCGCACGAGGGAGAAAGCTATGAGCTTAACTGA
- a CDS encoding class II aldolase/adducin family protein, which translates to MSPRENILRKEIIFIGKLMHDKGFVSASDGNIACRLSGNRILSTPSGKPKGFLFPKDLIITDLNGKKISGKGNPTSELKLHLAAFKKRPDISASIHSHAPFAVACSVAGIDLGKIVLPEVYMIFGKIPVTAYATPSSGESPEATAEFITKCDAMIIDRHGTLTVGRTLMEAYMKLEKLEHFAFIMFICSLKGHVKTLSGRQLKKIDEVRKKYGINTKRYI; encoded by the coding sequence ATGAGTCCGCGCGAGAATATTTTAAGGAAGGAAATAATCTTTATCGGAAAGTTAATGCACGATAAAGGTTTTGTTTCCGCTTCAGACGGCAATATCGCGTGCCGCCTTTCAGGGAACAGGATTCTTTCCACCCCTTCCGGCAAACCCAAAGGGTTTCTTTTCCCGAAAGATTTAATAATAACGGATTTGAACGGGAAAAAGATTTCTGGAAAGGGGAACCCGACCTCGGAGCTTAAGCTGCATCTCGCGGCATTTAAAAAAAGACCGGATATCAGCGCTTCTATACATTCGCACGCGCCTTTTGCGGTTGCCTGCAGCGTAGCGGGAATCGATCTTGGAAAAATCGTCCTGCCGGAAGTCTATATGATTTTCGGTAAAATTCCTGTTACGGCTTATGCTACTCCGAGCAGCGGCGAAAGCCCGGAAGCGACGGCGGAATTCATAACAAAATGTGATGCGATGATAATAGACAGGCACGGAACGCTCACCGTAGGGCGGACTTTGATGGAAGCTTATATGAAGCTTGAAAAGCTTGAGCATTTTGCGTTTATTATGTTTATTTGTTCGCTGAAAGGGCATGTCAAAACTTTAAGCGGGCGGCAGCTTAAAAAAATAGATGAAGTCAGGAAAAAATACGGAATTAATACGAAGAGGTATATTTGA
- a CDS encoding carbohydrate porin gives MKSGKNTELIRRGIFDRMRRLCNFPLVFAMVVICSLINTKALSGSDEQIELLKEQIELMKKQHTEEMKILQERLKSLEQQVSRMKEGGEEIQSIVTEANEKDAVKDREEISREEGIPVTVLAAPGKQPETLPSKKEAAPYKDLLKSSTPFFDNLPSYVTRGFEFHGYLRSGFGINGEGGDQVAFIAPGADAKYRLGNETETYGELAFVNNFKPEQPDGAQFKVQVRVAFHTEQLKNWDTEDDKFMIRESFVEAGNLGWDWSPEIKFWAGQRFYKRHDIHINDFYPFDMSGYGGGVEDISLPFDDAKLAVAYIGGSSDSYEFPRRGRIAKNTIDMRIYDVTVPFGKGMFWLAPSGVKGDTYSNNGADISYPGTGGLATGFMHVHNYDPTGYNQITVQYGKGSGSNFGPTLQDPTPGLKDSWQWRFTESNVIQIGDHFTMMSDFIYQVKDEGQPGDSRITWISAGARPIYCFTENLAIAFEGGLDYVDSELGGYHGLLYKFTVAPEIRIDNTFFGRPVIRAYFTYAGWTNEFKGLVGGSAYETDKDGISVGVQAEAWW, from the coding sequence ATGAAGTCAGGAAAAAATACGGAATTAATACGAAGAGGTATATTTGACCGGATGAGAAGGCTGTGTAATTTCCCTCTTGTTTTTGCGATGGTTGTTATTTGCAGTTTGATAAACACAAAGGCGCTTTCGGGAAGCGATGAACAGATTGAACTGCTGAAAGAACAGATAGAGCTTATGAAAAAACAGCATACGGAGGAGATGAAAATTTTGCAGGAACGGTTGAAATCCCTTGAACAACAGGTTTCCCGGATGAAAGAAGGAGGGGAAGAAATACAAAGCATCGTGACGGAAGCGAATGAGAAAGATGCGGTTAAAGACAGGGAAGAAATCTCCAGGGAAGAAGGTATCCCGGTAACGGTTTTAGCGGCGCCGGGAAAACAACCCGAAACGCTTCCCTCAAAGAAAGAGGCGGCTCCGTATAAAGACCTTCTGAAATCGAGCACTCCTTTCTTTGACAATCTGCCTTCTTATGTTACAAGAGGATTTGAATTCCACGGGTATCTCCGTTCGGGTTTCGGAATTAACGGCGAAGGGGGGGACCAGGTGGCGTTTATAGCGCCCGGCGCGGACGCGAAATACAGGCTGGGCAATGAGACAGAAACATACGGCGAACTGGCATTCGTTAATAATTTCAAACCCGAACAGCCGGACGGGGCTCAATTTAAAGTTCAGGTCAGGGTTGCGTTTCATACAGAGCAGCTTAAGAACTGGGATACGGAAGACGATAAATTTATGATAAGAGAGTCATTCGTTGAAGCAGGCAATCTCGGGTGGGATTGGTCGCCCGAGATCAAGTTCTGGGCGGGGCAGAGGTTTTACAAAAGGCATGACATACATATAAATGATTTCTATCCGTTTGATATGAGCGGTTACGGCGGGGGAGTGGAAGATATATCCCTTCCTTTTGACGATGCTAAGCTTGCTGTCGCTTACATCGGAGGCTCAAGCGACAGTTATGAATTTCCCCGCAGGGGAAGGATAGCGAAGAATACGATTGATATGAGAATCTATGATGTGACGGTCCCTTTTGGAAAAGGGATGTTCTGGTTGGCCCCTTCCGGTGTTAAAGGGGATACTTACAGCAATAACGGCGCGGATATCAGTTATCCCGGCACGGGAGGGTTGGCTACGGGATTTATGCATGTCCATAACTATGACCCGACAGGTTATAATCAGATAACAGTTCAATACGGCAAAGGAAGCGGTTCTAATTTCGGCCCCACGCTTCAGGATCCGACTCCCGGACTTAAGGATTCATGGCAATGGAGATTCACGGAAAGTAATGTTATCCAGATTGGCGACCATTTTACAATGATGAGCGATTTCATTTATCAGGTCAAAGATGAAGGGCAGCCCGGCGATTCGAGGATAACGTGGATTTCGGCGGGCGCAAGGCCTATTTATTGTTTTACGGAGAACCTGGCGATTGCGTTTGAGGGAGGCCTTGACTATGTGGATAGCGAGTTGGGCGGTTATCACGGTTTGTTATATAAATTTACCGTTGCGCCGGAAATAAGGATAGACAATACATTTTTCGGGCGGCCTGTAATCCGCGCTTATTTTACATATGCCGGATGGACAAATGAATTTAAAGGTCTTGTCGGCGGTTCCGCTTATGAGACCGATAAAGACGGAATATCGGTAGGTGTCCAGGCGGAAGCCTGGTGGTAA
- a CDS encoding carbon starvation protein A produces MLLIAVSYFTYANYIRSKLITNIHRPTPARTREDGIDYVVTNRYVLFGHHFASIAGAGPIVGPIIAIKYGWLPCVLWIIMGSIFIGGVHDFASIVISAKNDGKSIGTIIEKDLGKKGKFFFLVFSWFTLLLVIAVFANLVAQTFVGRDGGPVATASLMFMAVAVIFGLANRLNLVNLWVSTLCGVILIFICMWIGVKYPIPVDVFGGSTETVWKLLLLFYVAIASIIPVWVLLQPRDFLNSFLLFALISLALAGLVFYNPEMKVRAFNGFILDNEPLFPILFITIACGAVSGFHSLVASGTTSKQIDSFKDAKFIGYGGMLLEAVLAVIALIAAGYMTGRPGGNGSAVEIFANGVGNFLTKIGIPEETGIVFASLAVASFLLTTLDTATRLARYAFQEFFEKTGSSEQPVLANNRYIATLVTVSVSALLIFSGGVNEMWPIFGSSNQLLACLALLAVALWMSRLSRAKWFLLWPFVFMLVVTLSSLIILLVNHFKTGNYLLSAISLFLFIVAVLLVINSCKIMVRQRRNL; encoded by the coding sequence ATGCTGCTCATCGCAGTTTCATATTTTACCTATGCGAATTACATAAGAAGCAAATTGATAACGAATATTCACAGGCCGACCCCCGCGAGAACCAGAGAGGACGGCATCGATTATGTGGTGACAAACAGGTATGTTTTGTTCGGCCATCATTTTGCCTCGATCGCCGGCGCCGGGCCTATTGTCGGGCCGATAATCGCGATAAAATACGGGTGGCTTCCATGCGTTCTATGGATAATAATGGGCTCCATATTTATCGGCGGCGTCCATGATTTTGCCTCCATAGTAATTTCGGCCAAGAACGACGGAAAGTCGATAGGCACCATAATAGAAAAAGACCTGGGGAAAAAAGGAAAGTTTTTTTTCCTGGTTTTTTCATGGTTCACATTGCTTCTGGTTATCGCGGTCTTTGCCAATCTTGTGGCCCAGACATTTGTAGGGCGCGACGGAGGCCCGGTTGCGACTGCTTCGCTGATGTTTATGGCGGTCGCTGTCATTTTCGGCCTGGCAAACAGGTTGAACCTGGTTAATTTGTGGGTTTCGACACTATGCGGTGTCATACTGATATTTATCTGTATGTGGATAGGGGTTAAATATCCCATTCCGGTTGATGTTTTCGGCGGTAGTACGGAAACTGTCTGGAAATTGCTTCTTCTGTTTTATGTTGCCATAGCTTCTATAATACCTGTCTGGGTCCTTTTGCAGCCCCGGGATTTTTTAAATTCTTTCCTCTTGTTCGCCTTGATAAGCCTGGCGTTGGCCGGGCTGGTTTTTTATAATCCTGAAATGAAAGTTCGGGCTTTTAACGGGTTTATTCTTGATAATGAACCTCTTTTTCCCATTCTTTTTATAACTATCGCCTGCGGCGCCGTATCAGGTTTTCACTCCCTGGTTGCGTCAGGGACCACTTCAAAGCAGATAGATTCTTTTAAGGACGCCAAGTTTATCGGTTACGGCGGAATGCTGCTGGAAGCCGTTCTTGCGGTAATAGCGCTTATTGCCGCCGGGTATATGACAGGCCGGCCGGGCGGTAACGGGAGCGCTGTTGAGATATTCGCGAACGGCGTGGGTAATTTTCTCACGAAAATCGGCATCCCTGAGGAAACAGGGATAGTATTTGCTTCTCTGGCCGTAGCTTCGTTCCTTTTGACGACGCTTGACACCGCGACGAGGCTGGCAAGATATGCTTTCCAGGAATTTTTCGAAAAAACAGGAAGTTCCGAACAACCTGTTCTGGCCAACAACAGGTATATAGCGACTTTAGTCACGGTGTCAGTGAGCGCCCTGCTGATATTCAGCGGAGGCGTTAATGAAATGTGGCCGATATTCGGTTCCTCCAACCAACTGCTTGCCTGTCTTGCCCTGCTGGCTGTTGCGCTCTGGATGTCCAGGCTCTCGAGGGCGAAATGGTTTTTACTGTGGCCGTTTGTTTTTATGCTTGTTGTTACCCTTTCTTCTTTGATAATACTGCTGGTCAATCACTTTAAGACGGGGAATTATCTTCTTTCCGCGATTTCCCTTTTTCTTTTTATTGTAGCTGTTCTGCTGGTAATCAATTCCTGTAAAATAATGGTAAGACAGAGGAGAAATTTATGA